A single region of the Glycine max cultivar Williams 82 chromosome 20, Glycine_max_v4.0, whole genome shotgun sequence genome encodes:
- the LOC100775464 gene encoding ABC transporter G family member 28 isoform X3, with protein MIPCPLGSYCPLATLNKTTGICEPYLYQLPPMQPNHTCGGANVWADVSSSSEIFCSAGSYCPTTTKRIPCSSGHYCRMGSTSEKRCFKLSSCNSNTATQNMHAYGIMLIAALSTLLLIIYNCSDQVLTTRERRVAKSREAAARSARKTANARQRWQFAKDATKKGAMGLQAQLSRTFKKDVANLEKVKILNQATSEADIELLSHSGPTTSSMVASSSLAPKEKGKEPNGLMQIIHEIENDPDINDHLHTEIETRDTGVRANAPKGKQPHTHSQIFKYAYSQLEKEKAEQQENKKLTFSGVIKMATNTEKRKRPLMEISFKDLTLTLKAQNKHILRYVTGKIKPGRITAVMGPSGAGKTTFLSALAGKALGCSVTGSIFINGKNESIHSFKKITGFVPQDDVVHGNLTVEENLWFSAQCRLSADLSKPEKVLVVERVIEFLGLQSVRNALVGTVEKRGISGGQRKRVNVGLEMVMEPSLLILDEPTSGLDSASSQLLLRALRREALEGVNICMVVHQPSYALFKMFDDLILLGKGGLTVYHGSAKKVEEYFSGLGINIPERINPPDYFIDILEGITTPGGSSGLSYKELPVRWMLHNGYPIPLDMRQNAVQFDMSQSVNSANEIDPNGSGHVGKTFAGELWQDMRNNVELKREKIRLNFFKSKDLSNRKTPGVFKQYKYFLIRVGKQRLREARIQAIDYLILLLAGACLGSLTKSGDQTFGAAGYTYTVIAVSLLCKIAALRSFSLDKLHYWRESDSGMSSLAYFLSKDTIDLFNTLIKPVVYLSMFYFFTNPISTFADNYVVLLCLVYCVTGIAYALSIFFEPGAAQLWSVLLPVVLTLIATQPKDSKVLKNIANLCYSKWALQALVVANAERYQGVWLITRCGSLLKSGYNLHDWSLCISILILMGVIARAIAFFCMVTFRKK; from the exons ATGATAC CATGCCCTTTAGGTTCTTATTGCCCTCTTGCTACATTGAATAAAACAACTGGCATTTGTGAACC ATATCTTTATCAGCTGCCTCCAATGCAGCCAAACCATACCTGTGGTGGAGCAAATGTTTGGGCTGATGTTAGTAGCAGTAGTGAGATATTTTGCTCAGCTGGATCATACtgcccaacaacaacaaaaagaatTCCTTGCAGTAGTGG GCATTATTGCAGGATGGGCTCCACATCTGAGAAAA GATGCTTCAAGTTGAGTTCATGTAATTCAAACACAGCAACCcaaaatatgcatgcatatgGAATTATGCTCATT GCTGCTTTGAGTACTTTGCTACTCATTATTTACAATTGTTCTGACCAAGTTCTAACTACTAGGGAAAGAAGAGTGGCCAAATCTAGAGAAGCAGCAGCTAGAAGTGCAAGGAAGACTGCAAATGCACGCCAAAGATGGCAATTTGCAAAAGATGCCACTAAGAAGGGTGCAATGGGGCTGCAAGCTCAGCTATCACGCACCTTCAAGAAGGATGTGGCAAATCtggaaaaagttaaaattttgaatcaaGCAACTTCTGAAGCAGATATTGAATTGTTGTCACATTCAGGACCTACAACTTCAAGCATGGTTGCAAGTTCATCTCTGGCGccaaaggaaaagggaaaagaaccTAATGGTCTTATGCAGATAATacatgaaattgaaaatgatccaGATATTAATGACCACCTTCATACAGAAATAGAAACCAGAGATACAGGTGTTAGAGCAAATGCGCCAAAGGGAAAACAACCACATACTCATAGCCAAATTTTTAAGTATGCATATTCTCAACTTGAAAAAGAGAAGGCTGAGCAACAAGAAAACAAGAAGCTTACCTTCTCGGGGGTAATTAAAATGGCTACAAACactgaaaaaaggaaaaggccttTAATGGAGATTTCTTTCAAGGATCTGACTCTTACATTGAAAGCTCAAAACAAACACATATTGAGATATGTTACTGGGAAAATTAAACCTGGCCGCATCACTGCTGTCATGGGTCCATCAGGGGCTGGCAAGACAACATTTCTTTCAGCTCTAGCCGGAAAGGCATTGGGATGCTCAGTCACtggttcaatttttataaatggAAAGAATGAATCAATCCACTCCTTTAAGAAAATTACTGGCTTTGTGCCACAAGATGATGTAGTTCATGGAAACCTAACAGTGGAAGAGAATCTCTGGTTCAGTGCACAGTGCAG GCTATCTGCTGACTTGTCAAAACCAGAAAAAGTTCTGGTTGTTGAAAGAGTTATAGAATTCTTGGGGCTTCAATCTGTGCGCAATGCCTTGGTTGGAACTGTGGAAAAAAGAGGGATCTCTGGAGGCCAAAGGAAGCGTGTAAATGTTGGATTGGAAATGGTTATGGAACCTTCGCTCTTGATCTTGGATGAACCCACATCTGGCTTGGACAGTGCATCATCTCAGCTCCTTCTAAGAGCACTAAGACGCGAAGCTCTTGAGGGAGTGAACATTTGCATGGTGGTTCACCAACCCAG CTATGCTTTGTTCAAGATGTTTGATGACCTGATACTTCTGGGAAAAGGTGGTCTTACTGTCTATCATGGATCTGCCAAGAAAGTTGAAGAATACTTTTCAGGTCTGGGGATCAATATTCCGGAGCGGATTAATCCTCCTGATTACTTCATTGACATTTTGGAGGGCATAACAACACCTGGTGGAAGCTCAGGACTCAGTTATAAAGAGCTGCCAGTTAGATGGATGCTTCATAATGGATATCCAATTCCTCTTGATATGAGGCAGAATGCAGTTCAATTTGATATGTCCCAGAGTGTAAATTCAGCTAATGAAATAGATCCCAATGGATCTGGTCATGTCGGTAAAACCTTTGCCGGAGAGTTATGGCAAGATATGAGAAACAATGTGGAACTGAAGAGGGAGAAGATaagactcaatttttttaaatccaaGGATTTATCTAACCGGAAAACTCCTGGTGTTTTCAAGCAATATAAGTACTTTCTTATACG GGTTGGGAAGCAGCGACTACGAGAAGCTAGGATCCAAGCCATTGATTATCTTATTTTGTTACTTGCTGGAGCCTGCTTAGGATCACTTACCAAATCAGGTGACCAAACATTTGGTGCAGCTGGGTACACCTATACGGTGATTGCTGTAT CTCTTCTGTGCAAAATAGCGGCCTTGAGATCATTTTCTCTGGATAAATTACACTACTGGAGGGAGAGTGATTCTGGCATGAGCAGCTTGGCTTATTTCCTCTCCAAAGACACAATTGATCTTTTCAATACACTGATCAAGCCTGTGGTGTATCTTTCTATGTTCTATTTCTTCACCAATCCGATATCAACTTTTGCAGATAATTATGTTGTGCTGCTTTGTCTTGTATACTGTGTCACTGGCATAGCCTATGCATTGTCCATATTTTTTGAACCTGGCGCAGCCCAGCTg tGGTCAGTACTTCTGCCAGTTGTTTTGACTCTCATTGCAACACAACCAAAAGATAGtaaagtgttgaagaatatagctAATTTATGCTACTCTAAGTGGGCTTTACAAGCATTAGTTGTTGCAAATGCTGAAAG GTATCAGGGAGTGTGGCTCATAACTCGTTGTGGTTCACTTTTGAAAAGTGGCTACAATCTTCATGATTGGAGTTTGTGCATATCCATACTCATTCTTATGGGTGTAATTGCCCGGGCTATAGCATTTTTCTGTATGGTCACCTTCCGAAAGAAGTAA
- the LOC100775464 gene encoding ABC transporter G family member 24 isoform X1, protein MCRWSIKSMHLRVPIVVLSLFLGMMQLPCQEVNDYDQIDSPAVLPLVTQLVYSQISNLTSILSQEISKESTFCIKDPDADWNQAFNFSSDLGFLASCIKKTRGDIAKRLCTAAEVRFFLNSLLGKSVSANYLKPNKNCNLTSWVSGCEPGWACSVPSSQKVDLKNSKEIPARTSNCQACCEGFFCPHGITCMIPCPLGSYCPLATLNKTTGICEPYLYQLPPMQPNHTCGGANVWADVSSSSEIFCSAGSYCPTTTKRIPCSSGHYCRMGSTSEKRCFKLSSCNSNTATQNMHAYGIMLIAALSTLLLIIYNCSDQVLTTRERRVAKSREAAARSARKTANARQRWQFAKDATKKGAMGLQAQLSRTFKKDVANLEKVKILNQATSEADIELLSHSGPTTSSMVASSSLAPKEKGKEPNGLMQIIHEIENDPDINDHLHTEIETRDTGVRANAPKGKQPHTHSQIFKYAYSQLEKEKAEQQENKKLTFSGVIKMATNTEKRKRPLMEISFKDLTLTLKAQNKHILRYVTGKIKPGRITAVMGPSGAGKTTFLSALAGKALGCSVTGSIFINGKNESIHSFKKITGFVPQDDVVHGNLTVEENLWFSAQCRLSADLSKPEKVLVVERVIEFLGLQSVRNALVGTVEKRGISGGQRKRVNVGLEMVMEPSLLILDEPTSGLDSASSQLLLRALRREALEGVNICMVVHQPSYALFKMFDDLILLGKGGLTVYHGSAKKVEEYFSGLGINIPERINPPDYFIDILEGITTPGGSSGLSYKELPVRWMLHNGYPIPLDMRQNAVQFDMSQSVNSANEIDPNGSGHVGKTFAGELWQDMRNNVELKREKIRLNFFKSKDLSNRKTPGVFKQYKYFLIRVGKQRLREARIQAIDYLILLLAGACLGSLTKSGDQTFGAAGYTYTVIAVSLLCKIAALRSFSLDKLHYWRESDSGMSSLAYFLSKDTIDLFNTLIKPVVYLSMFYFFTNPISTFADNYVVLLCLVYCVTGIAYALSIFFEPGAAQLWSVLLPVVLTLIATQPKDSKVLKNIANLCYSKWALQALVVANAERYQGVWLITRCGSLLKSGYNLHDWSLCISILILMGVIARAIAFFCMVTFRKK, encoded by the exons ATGTGTAGGTGGAGCATTAAGTCAATGCATTTGAGGGTGCCCATTGTGGTGTTGAGCTTGTTCCTTGGGATGATGCAGTTGCCGTGCCAAGAAGTGAATGACTATGACCAAATCGATAGCCCTGCTGTTCTTCCCCTCGTTACTCAGCTTGTCTATAGTCAAATCTCCAATTTGACATCAATACTCAGTCAGGAAATAAGCAAAGAGTCCACTTTTTGTATCAAAGATCC GGATGCTGATTGGAATCaagcatttaatttttcatctgaTTTGGGCTTCTTGGCGTCTTGCATTAAGAAGACTAGAG GAGATATTGCAAAACGTTTGTGTACAGCAGCAGAAGTGAGGTTTTTCTTAAATAGTTTGTTGGGAAAATCTGTAAGTGCCAATTATTTAAAGCCTAACAAGAACTGCAATTTAACGTCATGGGTCTCTGGTTGTGAGCCAGGATGGGCCTGTAGTGTTCCCTCAAGCCAGAAGGTTGACCTTAAAAACTCAAAGGAGATACCTGCAAGAACTTCGAATTGTCAAGCATGTTGTGAAGGCTTCTTTTGTCCTCATGGGATTACATGCATGATAC CATGCCCTTTAGGTTCTTATTGCCCTCTTGCTACATTGAATAAAACAACTGGCATTTGTGAACC ATATCTTTATCAGCTGCCTCCAATGCAGCCAAACCATACCTGTGGTGGAGCAAATGTTTGGGCTGATGTTAGTAGCAGTAGTGAGATATTTTGCTCAGCTGGATCATACtgcccaacaacaacaaaaagaatTCCTTGCAGTAGTGG GCATTATTGCAGGATGGGCTCCACATCTGAGAAAA GATGCTTCAAGTTGAGTTCATGTAATTCAAACACAGCAACCcaaaatatgcatgcatatgGAATTATGCTCATT GCTGCTTTGAGTACTTTGCTACTCATTATTTACAATTGTTCTGACCAAGTTCTAACTACTAGGGAAAGAAGAGTGGCCAAATCTAGAGAAGCAGCAGCTAGAAGTGCAAGGAAGACTGCAAATGCACGCCAAAGATGGCAATTTGCAAAAGATGCCACTAAGAAGGGTGCAATGGGGCTGCAAGCTCAGCTATCACGCACCTTCAAGAAGGATGTGGCAAATCtggaaaaagttaaaattttgaatcaaGCAACTTCTGAAGCAGATATTGAATTGTTGTCACATTCAGGACCTACAACTTCAAGCATGGTTGCAAGTTCATCTCTGGCGccaaaggaaaagggaaaagaaccTAATGGTCTTATGCAGATAATacatgaaattgaaaatgatccaGATATTAATGACCACCTTCATACAGAAATAGAAACCAGAGATACAGGTGTTAGAGCAAATGCGCCAAAGGGAAAACAACCACATACTCATAGCCAAATTTTTAAGTATGCATATTCTCAACTTGAAAAAGAGAAGGCTGAGCAACAAGAAAACAAGAAGCTTACCTTCTCGGGGGTAATTAAAATGGCTACAAACactgaaaaaaggaaaaggccttTAATGGAGATTTCTTTCAAGGATCTGACTCTTACATTGAAAGCTCAAAACAAACACATATTGAGATATGTTACTGGGAAAATTAAACCTGGCCGCATCACTGCTGTCATGGGTCCATCAGGGGCTGGCAAGACAACATTTCTTTCAGCTCTAGCCGGAAAGGCATTGGGATGCTCAGTCACtggttcaatttttataaatggAAAGAATGAATCAATCCACTCCTTTAAGAAAATTACTGGCTTTGTGCCACAAGATGATGTAGTTCATGGAAACCTAACAGTGGAAGAGAATCTCTGGTTCAGTGCACAGTGCAG GCTATCTGCTGACTTGTCAAAACCAGAAAAAGTTCTGGTTGTTGAAAGAGTTATAGAATTCTTGGGGCTTCAATCTGTGCGCAATGCCTTGGTTGGAACTGTGGAAAAAAGAGGGATCTCTGGAGGCCAAAGGAAGCGTGTAAATGTTGGATTGGAAATGGTTATGGAACCTTCGCTCTTGATCTTGGATGAACCCACATCTGGCTTGGACAGTGCATCATCTCAGCTCCTTCTAAGAGCACTAAGACGCGAAGCTCTTGAGGGAGTGAACATTTGCATGGTGGTTCACCAACCCAG CTATGCTTTGTTCAAGATGTTTGATGACCTGATACTTCTGGGAAAAGGTGGTCTTACTGTCTATCATGGATCTGCCAAGAAAGTTGAAGAATACTTTTCAGGTCTGGGGATCAATATTCCGGAGCGGATTAATCCTCCTGATTACTTCATTGACATTTTGGAGGGCATAACAACACCTGGTGGAAGCTCAGGACTCAGTTATAAAGAGCTGCCAGTTAGATGGATGCTTCATAATGGATATCCAATTCCTCTTGATATGAGGCAGAATGCAGTTCAATTTGATATGTCCCAGAGTGTAAATTCAGCTAATGAAATAGATCCCAATGGATCTGGTCATGTCGGTAAAACCTTTGCCGGAGAGTTATGGCAAGATATGAGAAACAATGTGGAACTGAAGAGGGAGAAGATaagactcaatttttttaaatccaaGGATTTATCTAACCGGAAAACTCCTGGTGTTTTCAAGCAATATAAGTACTTTCTTATACG GGTTGGGAAGCAGCGACTACGAGAAGCTAGGATCCAAGCCATTGATTATCTTATTTTGTTACTTGCTGGAGCCTGCTTAGGATCACTTACCAAATCAGGTGACCAAACATTTGGTGCAGCTGGGTACACCTATACGGTGATTGCTGTAT CTCTTCTGTGCAAAATAGCGGCCTTGAGATCATTTTCTCTGGATAAATTACACTACTGGAGGGAGAGTGATTCTGGCATGAGCAGCTTGGCTTATTTCCTCTCCAAAGACACAATTGATCTTTTCAATACACTGATCAAGCCTGTGGTGTATCTTTCTATGTTCTATTTCTTCACCAATCCGATATCAACTTTTGCAGATAATTATGTTGTGCTGCTTTGTCTTGTATACTGTGTCACTGGCATAGCCTATGCATTGTCCATATTTTTTGAACCTGGCGCAGCCCAGCTg tGGTCAGTACTTCTGCCAGTTGTTTTGACTCTCATTGCAACACAACCAAAAGATAGtaaagtgttgaagaatatagctAATTTATGCTACTCTAAGTGGGCTTTACAAGCATTAGTTGTTGCAAATGCTGAAAG GTATCAGGGAGTGTGGCTCATAACTCGTTGTGGTTCACTTTTGAAAAGTGGCTACAATCTTCATGATTGGAGTTTGTGCATATCCATACTCATTCTTATGGGTGTAATTGCCCGGGCTATAGCATTTTTCTGTATGGTCACCTTCCGAAAGAAGTAA
- the LOC100775464 gene encoding ABC transporter G family member 28 isoform X4, with translation MHDTYLYQLPPMQPNHTCGGANVWADVSSSSEIFCSAGSYCPTTTKRIPCSSGHYCRMGSTSEKRCFKLSSCNSNTATQNMHAYGIMLIAALSTLLLIIYNCSDQVLTTRERRVAKSREAAARSARKTANARQRWQFAKDATKKGAMGLQAQLSRTFKKDVANLEKVKILNQATSEADIELLSHSGPTTSSMVASSSLAPKEKGKEPNGLMQIIHEIENDPDINDHLHTEIETRDTGVRANAPKGKQPHTHSQIFKYAYSQLEKEKAEQQENKKLTFSGVIKMATNTEKRKRPLMEISFKDLTLTLKAQNKHILRYVTGKIKPGRITAVMGPSGAGKTTFLSALAGKALGCSVTGSIFINGKNESIHSFKKITGFVPQDDVVHGNLTVEENLWFSAQCRLSADLSKPEKVLVVERVIEFLGLQSVRNALVGTVEKRGISGGQRKRVNVGLEMVMEPSLLILDEPTSGLDSASSQLLLRALRREALEGVNICMVVHQPSYALFKMFDDLILLGKGGLTVYHGSAKKVEEYFSGLGINIPERINPPDYFIDILEGITTPGGSSGLSYKELPVRWMLHNGYPIPLDMRQNAVQFDMSQSVNSANEIDPNGSGHVGKTFAGELWQDMRNNVELKREKIRLNFFKSKDLSNRKTPGVFKQYKYFLIRVGKQRLREARIQAIDYLILLLAGACLGSLTKSGDQTFGAAGYTYTVIAVSLLCKIAALRSFSLDKLHYWRESDSGMSSLAYFLSKDTIDLFNTLIKPVVYLSMFYFFTNPISTFADNYVVLLCLVYCVTGIAYALSIFFEPGAAQLWSVLLPVVLTLIATQPKDSKVLKNIANLCYSKWALQALVVANAERYQGVWLITRCGSLLKSGYNLHDWSLCISILILMGVIARAIAFFCMVTFRKK, from the exons ATGCATGATAC ATATCTTTATCAGCTGCCTCCAATGCAGCCAAACCATACCTGTGGTGGAGCAAATGTTTGGGCTGATGTTAGTAGCAGTAGTGAGATATTTTGCTCAGCTGGATCATACtgcccaacaacaacaaaaagaatTCCTTGCAGTAGTGG GCATTATTGCAGGATGGGCTCCACATCTGAGAAAA GATGCTTCAAGTTGAGTTCATGTAATTCAAACACAGCAACCcaaaatatgcatgcatatgGAATTATGCTCATT GCTGCTTTGAGTACTTTGCTACTCATTATTTACAATTGTTCTGACCAAGTTCTAACTACTAGGGAAAGAAGAGTGGCCAAATCTAGAGAAGCAGCAGCTAGAAGTGCAAGGAAGACTGCAAATGCACGCCAAAGATGGCAATTTGCAAAAGATGCCACTAAGAAGGGTGCAATGGGGCTGCAAGCTCAGCTATCACGCACCTTCAAGAAGGATGTGGCAAATCtggaaaaagttaaaattttgaatcaaGCAACTTCTGAAGCAGATATTGAATTGTTGTCACATTCAGGACCTACAACTTCAAGCATGGTTGCAAGTTCATCTCTGGCGccaaaggaaaagggaaaagaaccTAATGGTCTTATGCAGATAATacatgaaattgaaaatgatccaGATATTAATGACCACCTTCATACAGAAATAGAAACCAGAGATACAGGTGTTAGAGCAAATGCGCCAAAGGGAAAACAACCACATACTCATAGCCAAATTTTTAAGTATGCATATTCTCAACTTGAAAAAGAGAAGGCTGAGCAACAAGAAAACAAGAAGCTTACCTTCTCGGGGGTAATTAAAATGGCTACAAACactgaaaaaaggaaaaggccttTAATGGAGATTTCTTTCAAGGATCTGACTCTTACATTGAAAGCTCAAAACAAACACATATTGAGATATGTTACTGGGAAAATTAAACCTGGCCGCATCACTGCTGTCATGGGTCCATCAGGGGCTGGCAAGACAACATTTCTTTCAGCTCTAGCCGGAAAGGCATTGGGATGCTCAGTCACtggttcaatttttataaatggAAAGAATGAATCAATCCACTCCTTTAAGAAAATTACTGGCTTTGTGCCACAAGATGATGTAGTTCATGGAAACCTAACAGTGGAAGAGAATCTCTGGTTCAGTGCACAGTGCAG GCTATCTGCTGACTTGTCAAAACCAGAAAAAGTTCTGGTTGTTGAAAGAGTTATAGAATTCTTGGGGCTTCAATCTGTGCGCAATGCCTTGGTTGGAACTGTGGAAAAAAGAGGGATCTCTGGAGGCCAAAGGAAGCGTGTAAATGTTGGATTGGAAATGGTTATGGAACCTTCGCTCTTGATCTTGGATGAACCCACATCTGGCTTGGACAGTGCATCATCTCAGCTCCTTCTAAGAGCACTAAGACGCGAAGCTCTTGAGGGAGTGAACATTTGCATGGTGGTTCACCAACCCAG CTATGCTTTGTTCAAGATGTTTGATGACCTGATACTTCTGGGAAAAGGTGGTCTTACTGTCTATCATGGATCTGCCAAGAAAGTTGAAGAATACTTTTCAGGTCTGGGGATCAATATTCCGGAGCGGATTAATCCTCCTGATTACTTCATTGACATTTTGGAGGGCATAACAACACCTGGTGGAAGCTCAGGACTCAGTTATAAAGAGCTGCCAGTTAGATGGATGCTTCATAATGGATATCCAATTCCTCTTGATATGAGGCAGAATGCAGTTCAATTTGATATGTCCCAGAGTGTAAATTCAGCTAATGAAATAGATCCCAATGGATCTGGTCATGTCGGTAAAACCTTTGCCGGAGAGTTATGGCAAGATATGAGAAACAATGTGGAACTGAAGAGGGAGAAGATaagactcaatttttttaaatccaaGGATTTATCTAACCGGAAAACTCCTGGTGTTTTCAAGCAATATAAGTACTTTCTTATACG GGTTGGGAAGCAGCGACTACGAGAAGCTAGGATCCAAGCCATTGATTATCTTATTTTGTTACTTGCTGGAGCCTGCTTAGGATCACTTACCAAATCAGGTGACCAAACATTTGGTGCAGCTGGGTACACCTATACGGTGATTGCTGTAT CTCTTCTGTGCAAAATAGCGGCCTTGAGATCATTTTCTCTGGATAAATTACACTACTGGAGGGAGAGTGATTCTGGCATGAGCAGCTTGGCTTATTTCCTCTCCAAAGACACAATTGATCTTTTCAATACACTGATCAAGCCTGTGGTGTATCTTTCTATGTTCTATTTCTTCACCAATCCGATATCAACTTTTGCAGATAATTATGTTGTGCTGCTTTGTCTTGTATACTGTGTCACTGGCATAGCCTATGCATTGTCCATATTTTTTGAACCTGGCGCAGCCCAGCTg tGGTCAGTACTTCTGCCAGTTGTTTTGACTCTCATTGCAACACAACCAAAAGATAGtaaagtgttgaagaatatagctAATTTATGCTACTCTAAGTGGGCTTTACAAGCATTAGTTGTTGCAAATGCTGAAAG GTATCAGGGAGTGTGGCTCATAACTCGTTGTGGTTCACTTTTGAAAAGTGGCTACAATCTTCATGATTGGAGTTTGTGCATATCCATACTCATTCTTATGGGTGTAATTGCCCGGGCTATAGCATTTTTCTGTATGGTCACCTTCCGAAAGAAGTAA